CGGCGGGAATCGTGTTCTATCCGCGCTATTTCGAGATGATCAATGATTTCGTCGAGGAGTGGTTCGACAAGGGAATGGGGCTGCCGTTTCATGCGCTGCATGTGGACCGGCACATCGGCACGCCGATGGCGTCGGTGACGTGCGATTTCAGCGCGCCGAGCCGGTGGCACGAGAAGCTGCGTCAGACGTTGTCGGTGCAGCGCATCGGAGGCGCGTCGTTCAAGGCGCTGGTGCGTTTTGAAGGGCCGGACGGCCAGTTGCGGTTGTCGGCGACGCTGACGATCGTGACGGTGGATTTGCGGACGATGAAGTCGATGCCGCTGCCTGCGGATCTGCGGGATCGCATGCAGCATTTTCTGGCAACCGCGGCATAAGCGGGCGCCACCCTGTGGTTTGTTTATTTGATCAATAGGATGAGACGTTATGAAGATTCTGCAACCGCCGGATTGGATGGCGCCCCGGGGCTATTCGAATGGTGTGCTGACCGAGATGCAGGTGGGCAGCAAGATCGTGTTTGTGGGCGGACAGGTGGGATGGAACGGGCAGCAGCAGTTCGAGTCCGATGATTTTGCGGACCAGGTGCGTCAGGCGCTGCTGAACATCGTGCAGATTCTTGCCGAGGGCGGGGCGAAGCCGGAACATATCGTGCGGATGACTTGGTATGTGACGGACAAGAATGAGTACGTGGCGGCGTATCCGGGTATCGGGAAGCACTACCGGGAGTTGATCGGCCGGCATTTTCCGGCGATGACGGCGGTGGAGGTGGCTGATCTGGTGGAGGATCGCGCGAAGGTGGAGATCGAGGTGACTGCGGTGGTGCCTGCGCAGTAACGTCTATTCGGTTTGACGGTGTATCGAAGGTTCGCCGCTTTTGCTTCCCGGCCGGCACCGGGGGGCGCGAGCGGCGGGCCTTCGGTGCTTGTGGGTGGGATTTTGTCGGCATGTCGCTGGCTTCAGGTGTCAGACACCGGTCGATGATGCGCCGCCCGAGGTTCTTAAGACGCCCGGCGCGTCGTCGGTCTGGGGCGCGCGGGGCTACGATTGCGGTCCGGAGCCTTCGCTCCGGACTACCCCTTCGTCATCTTCGTCCAGGCCTTCGGCCTTCCCTTCAGATTCCCTCGGGCGCATCTACACGCCCCGCGCACCCCAGACCGCCGCCACGCCGGGCTCCGATGTTTGCTCTTGTCGTTCGCTGGGGCGGGTGGGGTTCTTCAGGTTCTTACCTGCGTCGGCTTGGCTATGAAGCATCTTGCGGTGCCCGCCCCACGGCGGCCGCGCGGGCGGCCTGGCGGGGCTTACGTGGTGTCTCGCATCCACGTGTGTGCGCTGCGCGCTCGCGGCGCGTAAGACTGATTCAGGTGTCAGACACCCGTTGCTTTTACGCATCGTCTTGTAGGCGTACCACTGAATTCAGGTGTCTGACACCCGCATAAGCAAGCCGCCATTACGCAGCAATCTCCGCCGGGTGTCTGACACCGTGCGCGTCGCATAAGACCGATTCAGGTGTCAGACACCGCAATCCCTCATCACCCACCCGCGCGCCGCGTCTCTTTCGGCAGTTCCCCGAAGCGTTCCCGGTAATACTCCGAGAA
The DNA window shown above is from Achromobacter spanius and carries:
- a CDS encoding RidA family protein, translating into MKILQPPDWMAPRGYSNGVLTEMQVGSKIVFVGGQVGWNGQQQFESDDFADQVRQALLNIVQILAEGGAKPEHIVRMTWYVTDKNEYVAAYPGIGKHYRELIGRHFPAMTAVEVADLVEDRAKVEIEVTAVVPAQ
- a CDS encoding acyl-CoA thioesterase translates to MAAPITTAPFVSQVEVRFRHCDPAGIVFYPRYFEMINDFVEEWFDKGMGLPFHALHVDRHIGTPMASVTCDFSAPSRWHEKLRQTLSVQRIGGASFKALVRFEGPDGQLRLSATLTIVTVDLRTMKSMPLPADLRDRMQHFLATAA